The sequence CTGCTTGGTCTAACGCCACCGCGCCAACCGTGCCGTACTTTTTATCGTCTGGGTATTTCTGTGCTTGTTGCTCATCGTATTTTGCTTCAGACAAAGCGAAGATGCCTTTCTCTTTCATCGACTGAAGTTGGTCATAACGACGCTCAGTAAAGAAGTAATCTTGCTCGGTGAAGACGTACTCATGCTCAAACGCAAACCTCTCTGCGCCTTCACCAATCAGTAACACGTGGTCGCTTTTAAGCATCACGTCACGAGCCAGCTCGATCGGGTTTTTAATATGACGGACACCGGCAATAGCACCCGCGTCCATTTCGCGACCATGCATAACAGAAGCATCCATCTCAACGAATTCATCATGAGTCAGAACCGAACCTTTACCGGCATTAAAGTGTGGGCTGTCTTCCATCACTTTAACCGATGCCACCACCGCATCCAGAGCATCACCGCCCGATTGCAGGACTTGATAGCCCGCTAAAACTGACTTTTCCAAAGCCTCGGTAATACCCGTTTTTAATTCATCGCTCATTTGCTCTCGTAAGATGGTGCCTGCACCACCATGAATGGCAATTGAAAAAGGCTGTGACATGCGAATTCTCCACTGACGTCGTCTTAAAATGTTGTGCTATCAATACCACATCCATGGTTTGATGTCTGATAGCGAAAACCAAACTTTTTACGAATGCTTAGATTTGCGGACACTTAGATTTGCAGACACTTAGTTCAGTAGATTAAAAGTCAGCTCAGAAAGCTCGGCTCCTAAACGAAAAAAACCTCCGCTAGGGAGGCTTTCAGTATTCTTAAACTAAACCGTTAATTCGGTATTAGTGAGAACCACAGCTACCGCCGCCGCAGCAGCCGTCTTTTTTCTCTTCACCGTGGTCATGGCCTTCGCCACCACAACAACCGCCTTCGTGGTCGTGATCATGGTCGTGACCGTGGCTGCCACAGCCGCCTTCTTGGTGTACGTGACCGTGCTGAACTTCTTCTTCAGTCGCTTCACGAACAGCGACAACTTCAACGTCAAACGTTAGAGTTTGGCCAGCAAGCATGTGGTTACCGTCAACAACAACTTCGTCGCCATCTACTTCAGTCACTTCAACTGGGATTGGACCTTGGTCAGTATCCGCTAGGAAACGCATGCCAACTTCGATTTGCTCAACACCTTGGAACACGTCAGCAGGAACACGTTGAACTAGGTCATCGTTGTGATCGCCGTATGCGTCTTCTGGAGTAACAGTTGCTGAGAACTTGTCGCCAGCTACTTTGCCTTCAAGCTCTTTTTCAAGACCTGTAATTAGGTTGTTGTGACCGTGAAGGTAATCTAGTGGAGCTTCTGCAGTTGATTGGTCAACTACTACGCCATCTTCAAGTTTCACTTGATATGCAACACTAACTACTACGTTCTTTTCAATTTTCATGAGAGCTCCAAGGAGGTTTGGACTAAGCTCGAACAGTTGAGCTTAGGAAAAATTCTGTACCGGGATATTATGGGGATCAATTAACGAAACTCAATCATTCTGGCTTAAAAATACCGATCATTTCTTGATTCGCGTGTTCAGATTTCTCTACAGTTTTCGGTTTACGCTGCTCGGTGAAGTCACAATCGACGCATTCCACCAGCTCGATATTATTTTCAACCCACCAGCGGAGTGTGTCTTGAGTACTGCAGCTTGGGCAGCTCGCCCCAGCGATAAAGCGTTTTTTCTGTTTCACGTTCATATCCTTTACTACTCTGGATTCGCAGTTCTTCTATTCGTCTCTGAATTAAAGACTCTGTAGAGACCGCGTTTATTATTGGATTGGTTCTTTTAAGTGTTCACTTTTAACTCAGGCTATATTTCTAGACTCGGCTACTGCCAGTAATTTCGAGATTGGTGATCGTTTTCCATCTCGTGCCCAAAAATTTCTTCGAGCTCTTTACGAGCCTCTTTTGCTCGCTGGGCTAACTCGGCATCTTCGTTATGCTGAGGAAGTAACTCTTTCAGCATACCATTATCCAATTTCCTAAAGTGTGCTTCTGCTCGCTTCGCTTTATATGGATGCATGCCAAGTTCGGTCAATGTTTGACGACCTAAATCTAATGCCCCAAGGAAGGTTTCACGCGAGTAGTTGCTCACACCATGGTTAAGTAATTGATACGCTTCAACACGGCTTCGTGCACGCGCTAAAATCTTCAACTGTGGGAAGTGCTGCTTACACAAATCGACGGTCTTCATGATTTCATCAGGAGAATCGGTACACAACACAATGGCTTCTGCCTTGTCAGCTCCCGCAGCTCGTAATAGTTCAAGGTGAGTAGAGTCACCGTAAAATACCTTGTAGCCGAACTTCCTAAGGATATGTATTTGGCTGGCATCACTTTCAAGGACGGTGATACGAATCTTGTTGGCATACATCAGACGACCAATGATCTGACCGAAACGACCAAAGCCCGCAATAATCACTCGAGGACTACGATCAACCACATCTGAAGACATCGCACTTTCACTGATTTGATTAAGTTGGCGAGCAAAGAATCGGTCTTGCAGTTTAAGCATCAATGGCGTAGTCACCATAGAAAGGCTCACAACAACCAGTAAGAACGACACTTGGTCACCGCTTAAGATGCCTTGCGCACTCGCCGCGGTAAAAATAACGAAGGCAAACTCACCACCTTGGCTGAGAATCATCGCCATTCGGCTACGCGCTTTAGCTTGAGTGCCGAAGATACGAGCCAGCGCATACAGCACCAAACCTTTCAATACGACCAGAGACGACACTGCGATAAGTATTGCGAATGGGCTCTCTGCCAATAAACCTAGGTTTACCGCCATACCCACAGAGATAAAGAACAGACCAAGCAGTAACCCTTTGAATGGGTCAATCGCGATCTCAAGCTCATGTCGATATTCACTTTCAGCCAGAAGTACGCCCGCTAAGAATGTACCGAGTGCCATCGATAGACCGATCTGCTGCATGATAACGGCAATACCAATTACCAATAACAGGGCTGCAACAGTGAACAATTCACGCACGCCACTCATGACTACGTATCGGAATAGCGGTCTCAATAAGAAGTGACCACCGACAAGCAAGCCAATCACACCACCCAGCATCCAAAGCATGTCCGCCCAGCTACCGCCGGTATTACCCGCAAGCAGAGGCAACATTGCTAGCATAGGGATGACTGCAATATCTTGAAAAAGTAAGACTGCAAAGCCTGACTGCCCCGCTTCTTTACCACCGAGTTCTCGCTCCTCAATAACACGCAAGGCGATGGCAGTCGAAGACAAAGCTAAACCCATGCCGATGACTAAGCTAGTTTGCCAAGTTAAACCAAACATACACGCGATGGCGGTAATAATCAGAGTGGTGATCAGCACTTGTGCGCCACCGAGTCCTAGAATGGGAGCTCGCATCTGCCACAGTTTTTTCGGATTAAGTTCGAGACCAATCAAGAAGAGCAGCAGTACCACCCCGAATTCGGAGAAGTGTAGAATCGCTTCGACATCACTGATTAAGCCAAGCCCCCATGGGCCAATCGCCACACCAGCTAATAAGTAACCGAGTACCGAACCTAATCCAGCGCGCTGTGCGATAGGAACCGCAACCACAGCAGCTGCTAAAAATATAACGCTACTTTGTAGAAAATCGTTAGTCAGAGCCATCATTCGCTCCTATATCTTGTAGCGGGTCTCGCAGCCAATTTCGATACGCTTCCGCGTGTTGGTAACGCGTCATATCCGAGACATTTCTTGCCCAGTGTAGAACTAAAGGTGACATCCAGTGCATCTGACACAA is a genomic window of Vibrio sp. FE10 containing:
- a CDS encoding isoaspartyl peptidase/L-asparaginase family protein; translation: MSQPFSIAIHGGAGTILREQMSDELKTGITEALEKSVLAGYQVLQSGGDALDAVVASVKVMEDSPHFNAGKGSVLTHDEFVEMDASVMHGREMDAGAIAGVRHIKNPIELARDVMLKSDHVLLIGEGAERFAFEHEYVFTEQDYFFTERRYDQLQSMKEKGIFALSEAKYDEQQAQKYPDDKKYGTVGAVALDQAGNLAAATSTGGVTNKKYGRVGDSPIIGAGTVAENGNVAVSTTGMGEFFLRKMVASDVAARMRYLKEDVHTACEHIIQGELKAMGGEGGLIAIDGQGDIHFGMNSSGMYRASVDTNGCVEVKIYADD
- the slyD gene encoding peptidylprolyl isomerase; its protein translation is MKIEKNVVVSVAYQVKLEDGVVVDQSTAEAPLDYLHGHNNLITGLEKELEGKVAGDKFSATVTPEDAYGDHNDDLVQRVPADVFQGVEQIEVGMRFLADTDQGPIPVEVTEVDGDEVVVDGNHMLAGQTLTFDVEVVAVREATEEEVQHGHVHQEGGCGSHGHDHDHDHEGGCCGGEGHDHGEEKKDGCCGGGSCGSH
- a CDS encoding YheV family putative zinc ribbon protein, with product MKQKKRFIAGASCPSCSTQDTLRWWVENNIELVECVDCDFTEQRKPKTVEKSEHANQEMIGIFKPE
- the kefB gene encoding glutathione-regulated potassium-efflux system protein KefB translates to MALTNDFLQSSVIFLAAAVVAVPIAQRAGLGSVLGYLLAGVAIGPWGLGLISDVEAILHFSEFGVVLLLFLIGLELNPKKLWQMRAPILGLGGAQVLITTLIITAIACMFGLTWQTSLVIGMGLALSSTAIALRVIEERELGGKEAGQSGFAVLLFQDIAVIPMLAMLPLLAGNTGGSWADMLWMLGGVIGLLVGGHFLLRPLFRYVVMSGVRELFTVAALLLVIGIAVIMQQIGLSMALGTFLAGVLLAESEYRHELEIAIDPFKGLLLGLFFISVGMAVNLGLLAESPFAILIAVSSLVVLKGLVLYALARIFGTQAKARSRMAMILSQGGEFAFVIFTAASAQGILSGDQVSFLLVVVSLSMVTTPLMLKLQDRFFARQLNQISESAMSSDVVDRSPRVIIAGFGRFGQIIGRLMYANKIRITVLESDASQIHILRKFGYKVFYGDSTHLELLRAAGADKAEAIVLCTDSPDEIMKTVDLCKQHFPQLKILARARSRVEAYQLLNHGVSNYSRETFLGALDLGRQTLTELGMHPYKAKRAEAHFRKLDNGMLKELLPQHNEDAELAQRAKEARKELEEIFGHEMENDHQSRNYWQ